The following proteins are encoded in a genomic region of Nitrospirota bacterium:
- a CDS encoding tetrahydromethanopterin S-methyltransferase subunit H, producing MFRFQTPQKVFDFAGFKIGGQPGENPPLLIASMFHNKDRILRDRKGDFDRERARELIRRQEELSRSTGIPAMVAMVANSPEEAKIYIDFYLETTGMPFGIDMWMAEKRAKATEYVAKLGVQEKFLYNSITPWDKDIKGQVQRLKDLGIRHVIIQAFDDQDQSPAGRLKSLESLLGQGADAFDTILVDTSVMNLPSTSFSLVANRLIKQKLGLPCGSAYSNGTHMWKEAREAWGLEGFRAMDAVAQGMSSALWSDFDLYGPAVTAPRIFPAVATGQILLSTLAYEETGRIPENPDLPIRRYFPDFIEKLLAGGARKKAKAAG from the coding sequence TCAAGATAGGGGGGCAGCCCGGCGAGAACCCGCCGCTTCTCATCGCCTCCATGTTTCACAACAAGGACAGAATACTCCGCGACCGAAAGGGAGACTTCGACCGGGAGCGCGCCCGCGAGCTTATTCGCAGGCAGGAGGAGCTTTCCCGCTCCACCGGCATCCCGGCCATGGTGGCCATGGTGGCCAATTCTCCCGAGGAAGCGAAGATATACATCGATTTCTACCTGGAGACCACCGGCATGCCCTTCGGCATCGATATGTGGATGGCCGAGAAACGGGCAAAGGCCACGGAGTACGTGGCGAAGCTGGGGGTGCAGGAAAAGTTTCTCTACAACAGCATCACCCCGTGGGACAAGGACATAAAGGGGCAGGTGCAGAGGCTCAAGGACCTGGGCATCCGGCACGTCATCATCCAGGCCTTCGACGACCAGGACCAGAGCCCCGCCGGGAGGCTGAAGTCGCTGGAGAGCTTGCTGGGGCAGGGGGCCGACGCCTTCGACACCATCCTGGTGGACACCTCGGTGATGAACCTCCCCAGCACGAGCTTCTCCCTGGTGGCCAACAGGCTCATCAAGCAGAAGCTGGGCCTGCCCTGCGGCAGCGCGTACAGCAACGGCACCCACATGTGGAAGGAGGCCAGGGAAGCCTGGGGACTGGAGGGCTTCCGGGCGATGGACGCGGTGGCCCAGGGGATGTCCAGCGCCCTGTGGAGCGACTTCGACCTGTACGGGCCCGCCGTCACCGCCCCCAGGATCTTCCCCGCGGTGGCCACGGGCCAGATACTGCTGAGCACCCTCGCCTATGAGGAGACGGGCCGGATACCCGAGAACCCCGACCTGCCCATTCGGAGGTACTTCCCGGACTTCATCGAGAAGCTCCTGGCCGGAGGAGCCCGGAAAAAAGCCAAGGCGGCAGGCTGA